Proteins found in one Loxodonta africana isolate mLoxAfr1 chromosome 21, mLoxAfr1.hap2, whole genome shotgun sequence genomic segment:
- the LOC100670023 gene encoding tripartite motif-containing protein 75-like — protein MEVMEVLAGIRAEANCLICMDYFRDPVTIKCGHNFCRSCIEQSWEDQQDWFRCPVCHHPWLQLHLRSNTQLGNIAEIAKLLHITRSKRKREEETRLCKKHNQVLTHFCEEDLEVLCSLCTQPPNHQDHLVRSIEEAASHHRKRLMSYMEPLKKQVADFQKLITSQEREPSELRKKVEKQRKELFSEFEHLNKFLDREHEAALSRLAYEEKHIQQKLNANITAFSESISTLNSLLKEVAEKSVMSEVKLLTDIQSVQNRCESLNPPVLYSFQLTKEGCSLPPQYSALQKIIQKFKEDVTLDPETAHSNLIVSEDKKSVTFVKKTQRLPPNPKRFKFDPVVLGCEEFSSGRHYWEVEVGEKPEWSVGLCKDSLSRKAKRPPAGQERCWAIQLCNGNYVARGTFPVTLVITEQPRGIGIYLDYELGEISFYSLNDRSHIYSFTNRFSEILKTYFCIGRDSQPLTICAFRDYE, from the coding sequence atggAGGTCATGGAAGTTCTGGCAGGAATTCGGGCAGAAGCTAACTGCCTGATCTGTATGGATTACTTTAGAGACCCCGTTACCATCAAATGTGGGCACAACTTCTGTCGCTCCTGCATCGAGCAATCCTGGGAGGATCAACAGGACTGGTTCCGATGCCCTGTGTGCCACCACCCATGGCTACAGTTGCACCTCAGGAGCAACACCCAGCTGGGAAATATAGCTGAAATTGCCAAGCTACTCCACATCACCAGGAGCaagaggaagagggaggaggagacACGCTTGTGCAAGAAGCACAATCAGGTACTGACCCACTTCTGTGAAGAAGACCTGGAAGTCCTGTGTTCCCTGTGCACTCAGCCCCCAAACCACCAGGATCACCTCGTGAGGTCCATAGAGGAGGCTGCCTCTCATCACAGGAAAAGGCTCATGAGTTACATGGAGCCCCTGAAGAAGCAAGTGGCAGACTTTCAAAAACTAATAACTTCCCAAGAGAGAGAACCAtcagaactgagaaagaaggtggaaaagcaaaggaaagaaTTATTCTCTGAATTTGAGCACCTGAACAAGTTTTTAGACCGTGAGCATGAGGCAGCTCTCTCCAGGTTAGCTTATGAAGAGAAGCACATTCAACAGAAACTAAATGCGAATATAACAGCATTTTCAGAGTCCATTTCCACACTCAACAGTCTACTaaaggaggtggcagagaagagtgtGATGTCAGAAGTGAAACTGCTGACAGATATTCAGAGCGTCCAGAATCGATGTGAAAGCCTCAACCCCCCAGTGCTCTATTCCTTCCAGCTAACGAAGGAAGGATGCAGCCTTCCTCCACAGTATTCGGCTCTGCAGAAAATCATACAGAAATTTAAGGAAGATGTAACCTTGGATCCTGAAACAGCACATTCAAATCTGATTGTCTCTGAAGATAAAAAGTCTGTCACATTTGTGAAGAAAACACAAAGACTTCCTCCTAATCCAAAGAGATTCAAGTTTGACCCAGTTGTCCTGGGTTGTGAAGAGTTCAGTTCTGGTAGACATTACTGGGAGGTGGAAGTGGGTGAGAAGCCTGAATGGTCTGTGGGGCTTTGTAAAGACTCCCTTTCCAGGAAGGCAAAGAGGCCCCCGGCAGGGCAGGAGAGATGCTGGGCAATTCAGCTGTGCAATGGTAACTATGTTGCACGAGGCACTTTTCCAGTCACTCTGGTGATAACAGAACAACCCAGAGGGATTGGCATTTATCTGGACTATGAACTGGGTGAGATTTCGTTTTACAGTTTGAATGATAGATCTCATATCTATTCTTTCACTAATAGATTTTCTGAAATTCTGAAGACTTATTTCTGTATTGGACGTGATTCTCAACCTCTCACAATCTGTGCTTTCAGAGATTATGAATGA